Part of the Henckelia pumila isolate YLH828 chromosome 2, ASM3356847v2, whole genome shotgun sequence genome is shown below.
CcatcaaaagcccgaccagctcggcacaaTGTAATTCCACAATTCGTAGTTGTCTCAAAAAGCCCGACCATCTCGGCACTATGTAAGTTCACTCCATCACGAACGCTCAAAAATAATTGCGAACAACCAGATTGttgtgtttaattatgctctaaaatataaattcaactaCTTCAAAGTTCCTTCTCGTTTTACTCGTCGTCACTTCTCTCCGGGAAGTAGtattgatgatatgataaaaattctatcatatatttatttatattttagagatatatcaGAATATTGCATAGATATCCATAATTCTAGTTGATTTATACATTAAAATTCTACATGAATTAAGACTCTTTTTCTATAAATAAGGGATCTATAACCCTTACTACAGTATGCTTTTACACATGTTTTCCTACACATCTTACATGTTTTTACATGTTTTCTACACATCTTACATATGTTTTACTTTTTCCATAACGCCTCCCGTACTTTTCTTACACATCTTATTTATATCTTTTTCTGTCTATATGTTTTCTATCTCTTGCAATTTCAACATCTTTTCTATTGAATCCTattctgacttgagcgtcggagtggctTCGCCTTCAGGCGAGCCATCTCACATGTTTTCCTTGATACACATAAATATTTTGGGATCATTCGGCTCGATTCATTGAAGAGATTGGTTCGTTGAAAAAAATTTTCGTTGATTACCGATTCGAGGTAATTTATTTGATGTGAAATTTTTAAACGCATCAGGATTGATTTCAAATCCACAAGTCAAATCAATTATATTGTatacattaattaattaggtACAAAATTAGAATGAATTATTAATTTGTTATATGTTAGCTAAGTATATTTTTTGCTTTAATTTCAAATTCACCTTTCAACTTAATCAAAATCCATGAATTGATTTGAAATCACCTTATAAATCAAAATCTATCAATCTAAACACAATTTTATAGAACATATATATTAACATAATGAGTTGTTGTCCCTAGCTTGTGTGTAGccaatttcaaataaaaacatgcagtttttttaattttttccccAAAAAGTATAATTTTTATCTTGTACCCTCAAATTTCATGTGAAACTAAATAAAGTAGAAGAAAATTGAAATGGTTGTGAAATTAGTAGCAATATGTAATGAAAGATGTATATAAAAGGGGGACCAATGGGTCCAATATGCCATTCTCATTGTTGAGGAGTCAACCTCAATGTTCTTTTACAACCATCCAGCATTAGACATGCATCATTTCAAAAgttgagaattttttttatatataaaataaaaaaattaatttgaagaATTTTAAATCGAGGGACCTCTTGTGAATTATGGATTTCGCTTGCACGCACGCAACAAAAAGTCATAGCCcactaaaattttatatatatatatatatatatattttcaattaattttcgaaaaattatGTATGATGGTCGGAGAGCTAACCATAGAAACTGGTCATATTATATTGAATTGAAATATACCACAAGATTCCATTTTATTAAATCCAaatctttattttcaaaaaaaatccaaatcttTTAATCAAGAATATAATTAGTAATTTATTGCATGTGTACCATATGAAATGTGTCTCACAATAATAAATGCGCCCGAGCATGCATGAAATTTTATCACCTTTAATATAATTTCCCCTGATCAATTATTCATGCATCATTTTTAGGACGCtgcattttgattttatttatagcTTTAATCAGTCTATTAATCTCtcgtgtattttttaaaaaaagaaaaataaccaCAAAATACACATGCAGTGGGGGTGCAGGGATAATTTTCTCAatattcatattaaaatttacattatctgtaattatataattaataaatatgtcgTCTAGATGAACACGTGAGATATGAGTGCGAAGGCCACTCCCCTAGCTTTTTTTACCATGTCATTTTTGTCAATGTAGAGACATTTTCATTAACCACTAGAGTGAAAGTGGAATTAAAGGTTACAAATTAAGTCCATAAATTATAATGTCGCACATCTTTTTCCTCCATATTTGGCTTTCAAATCACTGAaagttgaaataaataaatatcataaTTGACCCTAAAACTATCAAGCATCATTTTTGTTAAGTTCAAAGTTATAATTATTTGTTAAATTGAGTGACATCATTAAAAAAACGTACGTTCCAATAAAATTGATTCATCTATatcttgaaattaaattaaattttttttttcttgaaattgcattaatttattttaaaatctctTTCAGAGGATAAAACGTAAAACGTCAGAGGGGCAAGTTGGAAAATTTTTTCCCATCTTAATTGGTAATATTTTGGTCCCCTCTATCATATGATCTATatcacaataaaacaaaatcagCCCATATAGAATATTATCTAccgaattttttatataaaaaagaaCCTACACAAAACACAATATGCGGATACATAAATGAATATTTTCATTCAACATATACTTATGTGTTGAATTCACattccacaaaaaaaaaatatttttgaagaaattaattaatgttCCCCGAAACAAATAATCTTAGCCCAAAGACACCTAATAGACGGAGACAACAATAATTAGCATTAGAGAAAAAAACCATATATAAATAGTGAAATTTTACAATTACAAGCTCGAAAATCATTCAATAGTCGATGGACCACCTAACTTTGGTGGCATCGACAAATCAAATCCCCCCAAGCCTTATAATTTTGCGGATCATATTTCTCATTATATtccaaacatatatatacacacgcaCAAAAGGGCTCGATTTATCCTAGACACACATCACtaaattttatgtgttataatatACTATATGTTTCTTTCGCACGAGCTATCTCTATATATATACGCTTACACTATATTGATTTGTGTATGTCAAGGACAAAAAGAGTTTTATTTGTGGTATTAAGTTAACTCAAGTTTTTtagggaatttttttttttaaaaaaaaaaaagagtagaAGGAAACATTAAATAATTTAGAAGAATAAGTAGTATAAATATAGTGCCAAAATTAGTATGAGGCCGGAAAGTGGTGTGACGTGTGGTAGGCGTGCATGGGAAGTAGCTAAAGTGATGTTTAGTGTGTATTTTTGGTTTTCCACTATATTCACATTAATCTTGAAGTTTAAGGTTCTATTTCTGCCTCCTGTGATGAAGGAAACGCTCAAGTATCTGGCCGGAATCGCTGGCCCTACCGGCTACGGTTCCAAAACCACCGCCGACGATATCGCAAGAGATTGCTCCAGTGCTAGCACTGATTCTCAACTCACTGCAATTGTCACCGGTACTtatactactactactactactattcAATTGTTGAAGTTTTGCAACattttttttgttggttttcatgtatatatatgttttgcACCCAGAATTAATTGTGGGGTTGGGAAGAAACATGGAATATTGAACccagaaatatatatataatagatatTTTTTGGcagagttttattttattttattttattttattttgcagTAAAATTGATGCAccgattaaaatttataatttcttcATTCAATGAATAAAGCATGCTGCATTTAAGAATGGGCGTTTGCACTTTCCGTGATTCTAATTAATTGCAGCAAGAAGATCACATACTCTACTTCGAAACGTACATTTGATGCATTATAGTAAATCATTTCTCTCCAGACATATGTGAGTACCACCAATCATTTCGTGatcttattatattaaaaaaaaaatctaatatatGTTTGTTAGTAACTCTAAACTAATTGTGTAATTTTACTGaatttattttgtatttataattataagGTGCGACATCCGGTATCGGTGCGGAAACAGCCAGAGTGCTGGCGAAAAAGGGCGTGAAAATAATAATTCCGGCGAGGGATTTGAAGAAGGCGGAGATTGTGAAGGAAAATATAAGGAAAGAAAATCCGGAAAGTGAAGTAATAATAATGGAGATAGACTTGAGTTCATTTGCTTCGATCCAGAGATTTTGTTCTGATTTCTTATCTTCAAGATCACCACTCCATATCCTCATGTATGTATGTATCTATCGTTATTTCGTTTTTGGCCTTTTCTTTGTATTTTTCTGCCTATACTTTTATCTTTGTCTCTTCCAAAAAGTCGATCGTCGGTCGACCCAGAGAACGATCAGACGCCGCGGACCTAATTAGGATGTAGTCGAGAGTTACTTAATTCCAGAAAGCTTACAATTTTTTTGTAAACGTCTTTCATTTTTGGTCATGCTATCTTTCAATTCACGCTTGCTTCTAAAGTTCTAATCCCTTCCCTTAATTTACATTCTTTTctaattttagtattttttttcatCAGAGTGTGACGAAACATCGGACATGTGAGCGATGTTTGTTGCCACATCATGACTCTTAGAGAAAAAAactagaataaaaaaaaaaaaacacccaATTAAGTTATAGCATTATATTGAAAGAGGATATATCAGATATATAAAACTTCTACATTAATTAGCTAGCCATAGAAAatttacataaatttttttatatgatttttttgaacAATTGAGACAAATAGAGAAAGAAGGGGTAATATATATGTTGTGCATGAGAACTGATAAGGTACAACTGTGCAGAAACAATGCAGGCAAATATTCGCACAAGTTGGAGTTTTCTGAGGACAAATTTGAGCTGACTTTTGCCACAAATTACCTAggtaaattaatatatatatatatatatatattttatttttccctCTCATCTCATTCAGTCATGAATCAAGAGACTGTCGAAGACATGACACGGATGAACAACTTTTTTCGACTTTGCTTCCTTCCATTCATTTAAATTAAAGATAATAATAATGTTTTtgcgaaataaaaaaaaattgaatttgcaaaatttttggtcgcttcaaaaaataaattttttttatttaaaaaaaaatattttttgtattcattaaaaaaatgatttaaatctgATACGTGAGGTGTTTTTTAATCATTGCATgtctattttattaattttaatttgttaaATGTCGTCTTAATTTGTTTTTGGAAGGTCATTTTGCGTTAACGGAGATGCTACTAGGAAAAATGGTGGAGACGGCATCAGAAAGCGGAATCCAAGGGAGAATAGTGAACGTTACCTCAGTCATTCACAGCTGGGTTAAAACTAGTCATGATTTTTGCTTCACCCAATTGCTTAATCCTCCCAGGTAATCAACGCTTTGAGATTGTTAAAAAATTTCGTAAAGAAATTAAAAGCTcgtaatcatttttttaaaaaagtaattgCAAAGAAATCATATAATCTGAAAATTTAATGACAATATTGCTGCATGTAGTTATAACGGCACTCTCGCTTACGCTCAATCAAAGCTGGCCAACATATTACATGCCAAGGAATTAGCAAGGCAGCTAAAGGTAATAATTATAAGattatgagatttcattttaactttttcaaatcaaattaattatagGCCAAAACATTTAATATAATGCTATGTACTGGAatgaatatattatatataaatatataacagGCAAGGAACGCAAACGTGACAATGAATGCAGTGCATCCAGGAATTGTGAAGACAGAGATTGTCAGAGATCACAGAGGCTTTTTCACAGGCATGCATTCCTCTTTAATTCCATCATATATCCTTTTGGTGGTGGATCTTGTTTTGCCTTTTTGCATGCATGtctttttttgcaattttacttttttttttttctgtataaaatatttcagattttctttattttatggCATCCAAGTTGCTGAAATCAATATCACAGGTTTGTCCGCTCGCCTTTGTACGCACGTCTTTCTCCATACAAGATAAGATTTATTATTGGGTACATGTTTTGCATCATCATGCatcatgcatgtatatatacatTGAATTTGAGTTTaattatatttgaaaatatatgattaaaaatatatataagaaaagatgttataaataaaattatattatgttACATTTGGAAATGCAGGGAGCAGCAACCACGTGCTACGTTGCATTGAGCCCACATGCAGATAGCCTCAGCGGCCGGTACTTTGTGGACTGTAATGAGAGTCGTTGCTCGGACTTGGCCAACAATGAAATCGAAGCTCGGAAGCTATGGAACCAAACCCGGGCCTTGATACAAAGGCGATTGCTTCAGCCACCTGCGGGCCAAAATGTGGAACCCTCTGCCACAAATTGAGGCAATGTACGTAGTTTTAGCTGTGTACATAGTGCGATTGTTTGTAAACACAAGTAGTTTACGTTAATTAGCCATGGATGAATTCAGAAATTGTGAAAAACCAGATATCGTCAGGGCACAGTAAGTGAGCTagctctatatatatatatatatatagcctaTCTACATCCCGACTAGTTAGGGCATGTGTGCATGCTATATATATCGTAGGTTACGATTTCACAACTTGAGGTCGaatgacaaaaaaaatttgaataataATGAAATTGGGACTCAAATCACTGAGTAAGTTCGAAACCATGAATGTTTTCTCAATGTTACTGTCTGAAAATCTAATACAATATATATTTCAGTGTGCGAGAcatccacacacacacacatatatatatatatataatgtaacCAAAATTTTATCCCGGATTCGGTCTGGTGAGCGGGTCTTCAAAGTCCTCAAATCTTTGAATCGGCTTGATATACGGGCCGGGGCTTTGCACAGATAAAAAAATAGGGTTAATTAGGGGCGTCAAAGATGTTTTCGACATGACTATTCCGATACTT
Proteins encoded:
- the LOC140883876 gene encoding short-chain dehydrogenase TIC 32 B, chloroplastic: MFSVYFWFSTIFTLILKFKVLFLPPVMKETLKYLAGIAGPTGYGSKTTADDIARDCSSASTDSQLTAIVTGATSGIGAETARVLAKKGVKIIIPARDLKKAEIVKENIRKENPESEVIIMEIDLSSFASIQRFCSDFLSSRSPLHILINNAGKYSHKLEFSEDKFELTFATNYLGHFALTEMLLGKMVETASESGIQGRIVNVTSVIHSWVKTSHDFCFTQLLNPPSYNGTLAYAQSKLANILHAKELARQLKARNANVTMNAVHPGIVKTEIVRDHRGFFTGMHSSLIPSYILLVVDLVLPFCMHVFFCNFTFFFFCIKYFRFSLFYGIQVAEINITGSSNHVLRCIEPTCR